The Pseudopipra pipra isolate bDixPip1 chromosome 6, bDixPip1.hap1, whole genome shotgun sequence genome includes a region encoding these proteins:
- the MGA gene encoding MAX gene-associated protein isoform X11: MEKQQIVLASRDGGTVSGAAPAFFVILKQQQGNGKADQGILVANHDACALASSVSTPVKPRVKTCLPADCVSGGITVTLDNNSMWNEFYHRNTEMILTKQGRRMFPYCRYWITGLNSSQKYILVMDISPVDNHRYKWNGRWWEPSGKAEPHVLGRVFIHPESPSTGQFWMHQPVSFYKLKLTNNTLDQEGHIILHSMHRYLPRLHLVPANKATEVIQLNGPDVHTFTFPQTEFFAVTAYQNIQITQLKIDYNPFAKGFRDDGLNSRPQRDVKQNSNSELEGGDVFSAAGICGRPAEVDALEVHQRSLDSSLIGQNPSDIKLNKESFNAEGDFLGLLDTDLSSGVMPKLKQEVSER, encoded by the exons ATGGAGAAACAGCAAATTGTCTTGGCTAGCCGGGACGGCGGGACCGTGTCTGGTGCAGCACCTGCTTTTTTTGTCATCTTGAAACAACAGCAGGGAAATGGAAAAGCTGACCAAGGAATCCTGGTAGCAAACCACGATGCTTGTGCTCTCGCCAGCAGTGTATCAACTCCAGTAAAACCCAGAGTCaagacctgcctcccagctgacTGTGTCTCAGGGGGCATTACTGTCACTCTGGATAACAACAGCATGTGGAATGAATTCTACCATCGCAACACAGAGATGATTCTGACGAAGCAGGGGAGGCGCATGTTCCCGTATTGCCGATACTGGATTACAGGTCTGAATTCCAGTCAGAAGTACATCCTAGTCATGGACATATCCCCTGTGGATAATCACCGATACAAATGGAATGGCCGTTGGTGGGAGCCCAGTGGGAAGGCAGAACCACATGTTCTTGGGCGAGTGTTTATTCATCCGGAATCACCTTCCACTGGCCAGTTCTGGATGCACCAGCCGGTGTCCTTCTACAAACTTAAACTTACCAACAATACCCTGGACCAGGAGGGTCACATAATCTTGCATTCTATGCACCGTTATCTGCCACGACTTCACTTGGTGCCTGCAAACAAAGCCACAGAAGTCATTCAGCTTAATGGCCCTGATGTCCATACGTTTACCTTTCCACAGACAGAATTCTTCGCAGTTACAGCCTACCAGAACATCCAGATTACCCAGCTGAAAATTGATTACAATCCATTTGCTAAAGGATTCAGAGATGATGGGTTGAATAGTCGACCTCAGCGTGATGTGAAACAGAACAGTAACTCGGAATTGGAGGGAGGTGATGTTTTTAGTGCTGCTGGCATTTGTGGTCGCCCTGCTGAAGTTGATGCATTAGAAGTGCATCAGAGAAGTTTAGATTCTTCACTGATTGGTCAAAACCCATCAGACATCAAGCTTAACAAAGAGTCTTTTAATGCAGAAGGAGACTTTCTGGGTCTCCTGGACACTGACCTGTCTTCAGGTGTTATGCCAAAGCTAAAACAAGAAGTCTCTGAAAG GTGA
- the MGA gene encoding MAX gene-associated protein isoform X9 translates to MEKQQIVLASRDGGTVSGAAPAFFVILKQQQGNGKADQGILVANHDACALASSVSTPVKPRVKTCLPADCVSGGITVTLDNNSMWNEFYHRNTEMILTKQGRRMFPYCRYWITGLNSSQKYILVMDISPVDNHRYKWNGRWWEPSGKAEPHVLGRVFIHPESPSTGQFWMHQPVSFYKLKLTNNTLDQEGHIILHSMHRYLPRLHLVPANKATEVIQLNGPDVHTFTFPQTEFFAVTAYQNIQITQLKIDYNPFAKGFRDDGLNSRPQRDVKQNSNSELEGGDVFSAAGICGRPAEVDALEVHQRSLDSSLIGQNPSDIKLNKESFNAEGDFLGLLDTDLSSGVMPKLKQEVSESPIASSYESTSRVASPLDPNGHFNVVIKEEPADDYDYDSNICIQGITVKQEDTDEETDEYSNTDDDDPIVQKHLMRRRETDGTDGEFRSRKRMLTSPSGVAKAKMLKLDSGKMPVVYLEPCAVTKSTVKISELPQTMLSSCKKDKSPLSAILDSLPVCFENHKDSYSGTVTEELVMKKESPGSKMSQKYSSIGEAQWTLSKSPNLNLRGSVNCDFSDKEICSRRRPGILKNPMSLKGSGNNQSTLSSVTTKRGRPRKLKISKAGRPPKGIGKTVITSKNTSLGPGSILPDVKPDLEDVDGVLFVSFASKEALDINTVDRAGGEESQNLQAPLLTTSDPDCQARIHVLEKELMEELKTLRHKQVIHPSLQEVGLKLNSVDPTMSIDLKYLGVQLPLSYSNYSLWSYPGTNPNSPDTGFPFVSRTGKTNDFTKIKGWRGKLHGASRNEGGSSEGSLKNRSAFCSDKLDEYLENEGKLMETSMGFSSNTPTSPVVYQLPTKSTSYVRTLDSVLKKQSTVIPSTSFTFKPVPPSSTSRKTKTQTRQTSMNSRVKSSYKPILPSPFPAKQKQNSSVSGEKASKSASSLSNQGDGFVLPAVDENTFPKQISLRQTPHQQAARPPGLSKSQVKLMDLEDCALWDGKPRTYITEERADISLATLLTAQASLKSKPIHKIIRRRAPPCNNDFCRLGCVCASLALEKRQPTHCRRPDCMFGCTCLKRRVLLVKGGSKHKKMMKKAVRGNLVLYGTQGQQQEDEDVEEEGDGEEELKQKDKKKRKRVEYTICDSEPEQPVRNCPLWVKVEGEIDPEPIYVPTPSVVEPVKSTVLPNPEVLLSSKNRSSSGIKPGRVYTPKPNPVIREEDKDPVYVYFESLMTCARVRVYEYKREEKKQQKDKSDSQSCSIKQEHEPEFQSPEKATCEVDKDTNKPREKSWCSSRSEGDSFSTSYVHHTTQGEPTKLIEIISDCNLEEDHNKILTILSQHINSNVPQCLKVGSFFIELASEHKAQDENHPPVCSSRVKISVPSYQDKDEKPEIPVLETPDSAVSSCSNSENVKVMRADPMDKLREKLHWGKGLPFYAGVSPAGKLVVYKCKANMSPSGLIQVNDKRYPQAKLLLGQMGALHPANRLAAYITGRLQPTVLHIAALSTVISKVASSAKTPASGTTSVQGPTTSTPKTTSSTSTTSTPTVTTLKTHVPAQRQIDFLLMLHS, encoded by the exons ATGGAGAAACAGCAAATTGTCTTGGCTAGCCGGGACGGCGGGACCGTGTCTGGTGCAGCACCTGCTTTTTTTGTCATCTTGAAACAACAGCAGGGAAATGGAAAAGCTGACCAAGGAATCCTGGTAGCAAACCACGATGCTTGTGCTCTCGCCAGCAGTGTATCAACTCCAGTAAAACCCAGAGTCaagacctgcctcccagctgacTGTGTCTCAGGGGGCATTACTGTCACTCTGGATAACAACAGCATGTGGAATGAATTCTACCATCGCAACACAGAGATGATTCTGACGAAGCAGGGGAGGCGCATGTTCCCGTATTGCCGATACTGGATTACAGGTCTGAATTCCAGTCAGAAGTACATCCTAGTCATGGACATATCCCCTGTGGATAATCACCGATACAAATGGAATGGCCGTTGGTGGGAGCCCAGTGGGAAGGCAGAACCACATGTTCTTGGGCGAGTGTTTATTCATCCGGAATCACCTTCCACTGGCCAGTTCTGGATGCACCAGCCGGTGTCCTTCTACAAACTTAAACTTACCAACAATACCCTGGACCAGGAGGGTCACATAATCTTGCATTCTATGCACCGTTATCTGCCACGACTTCACTTGGTGCCTGCAAACAAAGCCACAGAAGTCATTCAGCTTAATGGCCCTGATGTCCATACGTTTACCTTTCCACAGACAGAATTCTTCGCAGTTACAGCCTACCAGAACATCCAGATTACCCAGCTGAAAATTGATTACAATCCATTTGCTAAAGGATTCAGAGATGATGGGTTGAATAGTCGACCTCAGCGTGATGTGAAACAGAACAGTAACTCGGAATTGGAGGGAGGTGATGTTTTTAGTGCTGCTGGCATTTGTGGTCGCCCTGCTGAAGTTGATGCATTAGAAGTGCATCAGAGAAGTTTAGATTCTTCACTGATTGGTCAAAACCCATCAGACATCAAGCTTAACAAAGAGTCTTTTAATGCAGAAGGAGACTTTCTGGGTCTCCTGGACACTGACCTGTCTTCAGGTGTTATGCCAAAGCTAAAACAAGAAGTCTCTGAAAG TCCCATTGCTAGCAGTTACGAAAGCACTTCTCGTGTGGCATCTCCGTTGGACCCGAATGGACACTTTAATGTAGTCATTAAAGAGGAACCAGCAGATGACTATGACTATGACTCAAATATTTGCATACAAGGTATAACTGTGAAACAGGAAGACACAGATGAAGAAACTGATGAGTATTCCAACACTGATGATGATGATCCCATTGTACAGAAGCACCTAATGAGACGCCGTGAAACAGATGGAACTGATGGAGAATTCAGGTCTAGGAAGCGTATGCTGACCAGTCCTTCAGGTGTTGCCAAAGCAAAAATGTTAAAACTGGATAGTGGTAAGATGCCTGTGGTCTATTTAGAACCTTGTGCAGTCACAAAGAGCACAGTGAAGATATCTGAGCTGCCACAGACCATGCTTTCCTCTTGCAAGAAGGACAAATCCCCTTTGAGTGCAATCCTGGATTCTTTGCCTGTGTGTTTTGAAAATCACAAAGATTCTTACTCAGGCACTGTCACCGAGGAGTTAGTTATGAAAAAAGAATCTCCTGGGAGTAAAATGTCACAGAAATACTCTTCAATTGGAGAGGCCCAGTGGACTCTATCCAAATCACCTAATCTTAATCTCAGGGGCTCAGTAAATTGTGACTTTTCAGACAAAGAAATCTGTAGCAGAAGAAGGCCTGGTATACTGAAGAATCCTATGTCCCTCAAAGGCTCTGGTAACAATCAAAGCACCCTATCATCAGTTACAACTAAAAGAGGAAGGCCACGCAAACTGAAAATTTCCAAGGCTGGTCGACCACCTAAAGGTATAGGGAAAACTGTAATAACAAGCAAAAACACCTCTCTGGGGCCTGGGAGTATCCTTCCAGATGTTAAACCGGACCTCGAAGATGTTGATGGTGTCCTTTTTGTGTCCTTTGCATCAAAG GAAGCTCTTGACATTAACACTGTCGATAGAGCTGGAGGAGAAGAGTCACAGAATCTTCAGGCTCCTCTGTTGACTACAAGTGATCCAG ACTGTCAAGCAAGAATACATGTGCTGGAAAAGGAATTGATGGAAGAGCTGAAGACCTTGAGGCATAAGCAAGTAATACATCCTAGCCTTCAGGAAG TGGGATTGAAGTTGAATTCTGTGGACCCAACAATGAGCATCGACTTGAAATATTTGGGTGTGCAGCTTCCTCTTTCCTACTCAAATTACTCTTTGTGGAGCTATCCAGGAACCAATCCCAATTCTCCAG atACTggctttccttttgtttccaggacaggaaaaacaaatgatTTCACAAAAATCAAAGGCTGGCGAGGGAAGCTTCATGGCGCTTCTAGAaatgaag gtGGCAGTTCGGAAGGTTCATTGAAGAATCGCTCAGCGTTCTGTAGTGACAAGCTGGATGAGTACCTGGAAAATGAAGGGAAATTGATGGAAACAAGTATGGGGTTCTCTTCTAACACACCCACTTCTCCTGTGGTGTATCAGCTTCCCACTAAGAGCACTAGCTATGTGCGAACACTCGACAGTGTTTTAAAGAAGCAGTCCACTGTAATTCCATCAACATCTTTCACGTTCAAGCCTGTTCCTCCATCATCTACCTCTAGGAAGACAAAGACTCAAACCAGACAGACATCTATGAACAGTAGAGTAAAGTCATCTTACAAGCCTATTCTGCCTTCACCTtttcctgcaaagcagaaacagaacTCATCCGTGTCAGGGGAAAAGGCTTCTAAGTCTGCTAGCAGTTTGAGTAACCAGGGAGATGGTTTTGTGCTGCCAGCTGTGGatgaaaatacatttccaaAACAGATTAGTTTGCGTCAAACGCCACATCAACAAGCAGCTCGTCCACCAGGTTTGTCTAAATCTCAAGTGAAGTTAATGGACTTGGAAGACTGTGCTCTCTGGGATGGGAAACCACGTACCTATATTACGGAAGAGCGAGCAGACATCTCTCTGGCAACCCTGCTTACAGCTCAG GCATCTCTTAAAAGCAAACCTATCCACAAAATAATAAGACGACGAGCACCTCCTTGCAATAATGATTTCTGTCGACTGGGTTGTGTATGTGCCAGTCTAGCGCTGGAGAAACGTCAGCCTACCCACTGCCGCAGGCCAGACTGTATGTTTGGTTGTACTTGCTTGAAGAGAAGAGTATTGCTGGTGAAGGGAGGATCAAAACATaagaaaatgatgaaaaagGCTGTTCGTGGAAATCTTGTGCTGTACGGAACACAAGGACAACAGCAAGAGGATGAAGATGTGGAAGAAGAGGGTGATGGGGAAGAAGAGCTGAAGCAGAAAGataagaagaagagaaaaagagtgGAATACA ctATCTGTGACTCAGAGCCAGAACAACCTGTTAGGAATTGTCCATTGTGGGTGAAGGTAGAAGGTGAAATAGATCCAGAGCCCATTTACGTCCCAACACCATCTGTTGTTGAACCGGTTAAATCTACGGTACTGCCCAACCCAGAGGTCTTGCTTTCTAGTAAGAACAGATCTTCCAGTGGAATAAAACCAGGCAGAGTGTATACACCTAAACCCAATCCAGTG attcGAGAGGAGGACAAGGATCCTGTCTACGTGTACTTTGAAAGTTTGATGACTTGTGCAAGGGTGCGAGTATATGAATacaaaagagaggagaaaaagcagcaaaaagacAAAAGTGATTCACAGAGTTGTAGTATAAAG CAGGAGCATGAACCAGAGTTTCAGTCTCCTGAGAAGGCAACCTGTGAGGTAGACAAAGACACTAATAAACCAAGAG AGAAAAGCTGGTGTTCTTCCCGTAGTGAGGGGGACTCTTTCTCCACCTCCTATGTTCATCACACCACTCAAGGTGAACCAACCAAACTTATTGAGATTATCTCTGACTGCAACTTGGAGGAAGATCACAATAAGATCTTGACCATCTTATCGCAGCATATCAACAGTAACGTGCCACAGTGCCTCAAAGTGGGTAGCTTCTTTATTGAATTGGCTTCGGAACACAAGGCCCAGGATGAGAACCACCCTCCTGTCTGCTCCTCCAGAGTGAAAATTTCAGTGCCGTCCTACCAGGACAAGGATGAGAAGCCTGAGATACCTGTCCTGGAGACTCCTGATAGCGCAGTGTCATCATGCAGTAACTCAGAAAATGTAAAGGTCATGCGGGCAGACCCAATGGACAAACTGCGGGAGAAGTTGCACTGGGGCAAAGGCTTGCCTTTTTATGCAGGGGTTTCTCCTGCAGGAAAACTGGTTGTCTACAAATGCAAAGCTAATATGAGCCCCTCAGGCTTGATTCAG GTTAATGATAAAAGGTATCCTCAGGCCAAACTGCTTTTGGGACAGATGGGGGCATTGCATCCTGCCAATCGGCTAGCAGCTTATATCACAGGCAGGCTGCAGCCCACAGTACTTCATATCGCAGCCCTCAGTACTGTGATCTCCAAGGTAGCATCCAGTGCTAAAACACCTGCTTCTGGGACAACATCAGTCCAGGGCCCCACAACATCAACTCCTAAAACTACATCTTCCACCAGCACTACTTCAACCCCCACTGTGACGACTCTGAAAACCCATGTCCCAGCACAGAGACAGATAG ATTTTCTGCTAATGTTGCATTCGTAA